A genomic stretch from Ureibacillus composti includes:
- the hisB gene encoding imidazoleglycerol-phosphate dehydratase HisB, which translates to MTEQKRRYAKIARNTNETKISVELDLDGQGQAEINTGVPFMDHMLDLFVKHGLFDGKIFADGDTHIDDHHTTEDIGIVLGQVVREALGDKKGIKRYGNAFVPMDDALAQVVVDCSNRPHLEYRVEPQLNAKVGTFDTELVHEFLWKFALEARMNVHVIVPYGHNTHHIIEAIFKALARAIDDAVQIDPRVKGVPSTKGLLT; encoded by the coding sequence ATGACTGAACAAAAAAGGCGTTATGCTAAAATTGCACGTAATACAAACGAAACAAAAATTAGCGTAGAATTAGATTTAGACGGTCAAGGTCAAGCGGAAATTAATACTGGTGTTCCTTTTATGGACCATATGCTAGATTTATTCGTTAAACATGGTTTATTTGATGGAAAGATTTTTGCGGATGGGGATACACACATCGACGATCATCATACAACTGAAGACATTGGGATTGTATTAGGACAAGTAGTACGAGAAGCATTAGGCGATAAAAAAGGAATTAAACGTTATGGTAATGCATTTGTGCCAATGGATGATGCATTAGCACAAGTTGTAGTTGATTGCTCAAACCGCCCACATTTAGAGTACCGTGTAGAACCACAACTAAATGCAAAAGTAGGTACTTTTGATACGGAGCTTGTTCATGAGTTTCTATGGAAATTTGCATTAGAAGCACGTATGAATGTCCATGTTATTGTGCCATATGGTCATAACACACACCATATTATCGAAGCAATATTTAAAGCTTTAGCAAGAGCAATTGATGATGCGGTACAAATTGATCCTCGTGTAAAAGGAGTACCGTCAACGAAAGGATTGTTAACGTGA
- a CDS encoding tetratricopeptide repeat protein, with product MENKRQKEKENNIVSFIPNGDYYFNKALKALERDQMEKAYKYMKRAAELSPDDAHVLMQFGILEMEAQNFEQAYELIHTAYSLDPNDSETVFFLAEISGYMGMVQDAKKYAEKYLQMEPDGMYIEEAAEILEYLEFDVYDDEELTEEDSGKLIGQEKARRLMEKGQFYEAIEVLEQLVEEFPDLWPAYNNLSLAYFYVGEIEQAKALLNHVLRESHGNLHAICNLAVIAYFEKNESELNSLLEILKKVNPFDWENRYKLGATLALVGEYQLAYKWLRSMDKRGYSGDTAFYFWLAQSAYFAGHEDVAKNTWKILVGMDPSKEGLEPWSNVSEKTDEDSIEHNREVIIEKINSQYSAHRMFGFFLLSKSAFKQEIIAHPKLIDLAKYSGIEKLCLAYALNHQFNRNNQLEKHFARAMEVAEKLYEKSGNVTLETQYLYQMWFVLCERALKENYTFKNVNALAGAVEFMFYSTINSKKVTKKFYAERYGVSVSTLTKYVDNLIGYLPFDK from the coding sequence TTGGAAAATAAACGTCAGAAAGAAAAAGAGAACAACATCGTATCGTTTATTCCAAATGGTGATTATTATTTTAATAAAGCGCTAAAAGCTTTAGAACGAGACCAAATGGAAAAAGCTTATAAATATATGAAACGCGCAGCAGAATTAAGTCCAGATGATGCACATGTATTAATGCAATTCGGGATACTAGAAATGGAAGCGCAAAATTTCGAACAAGCATATGAATTGATTCATACTGCATACAGTTTAGATCCGAACGATTCAGAGACGGTATTCTTTTTAGCAGAAATTTCAGGTTATATGGGGATGGTTCAGGATGCGAAGAAATACGCAGAAAAGTATCTACAAATGGAACCGGATGGCATGTACATTGAGGAAGCTGCGGAAATTTTAGAATACCTTGAATTTGATGTGTACGATGATGAGGAACTTACTGAAGAAGACTCTGGAAAACTAATTGGCCAAGAAAAAGCACGTCGTTTAATGGAGAAAGGTCAGTTTTACGAAGCAATTGAAGTTTTAGAACAATTGGTAGAAGAATTTCCGGATCTTTGGCCAGCTTACAATAATTTATCGCTAGCTTACTTTTATGTAGGGGAAATTGAACAAGCAAAGGCACTGTTAAACCATGTTTTAAGAGAAAGTCATGGGAACTTACATGCGATCTGTAATTTGGCAGTAATTGCTTATTTTGAGAAAAACGAATCCGAACTAAATTCCCTTCTTGAAATACTGAAAAAAGTAAATCCTTTTGATTGGGAAAATCGCTATAAGCTAGGTGCTACATTAGCATTAGTTGGAGAATACCAATTAGCGTATAAATGGCTACGTAGTATGGATAAACGCGGCTATAGCGGGGACACAGCATTTTACTTTTGGTTAGCCCAATCAGCATATTTCGCTGGGCACGAGGACGTTGCTAAAAATACATGGAAAATCCTAGTCGGGATGGACCCTTCAAAAGAAGGATTGGAACCTTGGTCAAATGTGTCCGAAAAAACAGATGAAGATTCTATCGAACATAACCGAGAAGTGATTATCGAAAAAATAAATAGTCAATATAGTGCACACCGAATGTTTGGCTTTTTCTTATTAAGCAAATCAGCTTTTAAACAAGAAATCATTGCACATCCTAAATTAATCGATCTCGCAAAATACAGTGGCATTGAAAAATTATGTTTAGCTTATGCACTGAATCATCAGTTTAATCGTAATAACCAGTTAGAAAAGCACTTTGCTCGTGCGATGGAAGTGGCTGAAAAACTATACGAAAAAAGCGGAAATGTTACGTTAGAAACTCAGTATTTGTATCAAATGTGGTTTGTACTATGTGAAAGAGCTTTAAAAGAAAATTATACATTTAAAAATGTGAACGCTTTGGCTGGAGCAGTTGAATTTATGTTTTACTCTACCATTAATAGTAAAAAAGTGACGAAAAAGTTTTATGCAGAGCGTTACGGCGTGTCCGTTTCAACTTTAACTAAGTACGTGGACAACCTAATTGGCTATTTACCTTTTGACAAGTAG
- the hisG gene encoding ATP phosphoribosyltransferase: MNELTIAMPKGRIFEEAYQMLIDAGFNLPEEVEMSRKLMIEIPEEKIRFILAKPTDVPVYVEHGVADIGIAGKDTLLELNRNVHELLDLKISKCYIASAGLPNTKMNEIAPRIATKYPNIAMSYYKEMGEQVEIIELNGSIELAPMIGLADRIVDIVSTGRTLKENGLVEYEHITDVSSRLIANPVSYRMKSERIQDLVSRLKKLVN; encoded by the coding sequence ATGAATGAATTAACGATTGCCATGCCAAAGGGACGGATTTTTGAAGAAGCATATCAAATGCTGATTGATGCTGGGTTTAATTTGCCAGAAGAAGTTGAGATGTCTCGTAAACTAATGATTGAAATTCCAGAAGAAAAAATTCGTTTTATTTTAGCAAAACCAACGGATGTACCTGTTTATGTTGAGCATGGGGTTGCTGATATTGGGATTGCTGGAAAAGATACATTATTAGAACTGAATCGCAATGTACATGAACTTCTAGATTTAAAAATTAGTAAATGCTATATTGCATCTGCAGGTTTACCAAATACAAAAATGAATGAAATTGCACCAAGAATTGCAACAAAATATCCAAACATTGCAATGAGTTATTATAAAGAAATGGGCGAGCAAGTTGAAATTATCGAATTAAACGGATCAATTGAGCTTGCGCCAATGATTGGATTAGCCGATCGTATTGTTGATATTGTTTCAACTGGTAGAACATTAAAAGAGAATGGTCTAGTTGAATACGAGCATATTACAGATGTATCTTCACGCTTAATTGCAAACCCTGTAAGCTATCGAATGAAGAGTGAACGTATTCAGGATTTAGTTTCGCGTTTGAAAAAACTAGTCAATTAG
- the rapZ gene encoding RNase adapter RapZ has product MGDSKNYSHEIVVITGMSGAGKTLAVQSFEDLGYYCIDNLPPALLTTFLALMKESERKITRVAAVMDMRGREFFDSLVDALDQLEKEKDVQTRILFLDADNETLVRRYKESRRSHPLAPQGLPLEGIKKEREILAELKGRSKHVYNTSNLKPKELRERIGEEFSDSNRPKFSINVMSFGFKNGIPIDADLVFDVRFLKNPYYVEELRHKTGLQEEVSSYVLATEETQELITKLTDLFNFMVPQYINEGKPQLVIAFGCTGGQHRSVTLAEYYGNLLSSTYKTIITHRDINRRKD; this is encoded by the coding sequence ATGGGGGATAGTAAAAACTATTCGCATGAAATAGTAGTAATTACTGGCATGTCTGGAGCGGGGAAAACTTTGGCTGTTCAGAGCTTTGAGGATTTGGGATATTATTGTATTGATAATTTACCTCCTGCTTTACTCACTACTTTCTTAGCATTAATGAAAGAGTCAGAACGTAAAATTACTCGAGTAGCAGCAGTAATGGATATGCGTGGGAGAGAGTTCTTTGATTCACTAGTAGATGCACTAGATCAATTAGAAAAAGAAAAAGACGTACAAACTCGTATCTTATTTTTAGATGCTGATAACGAGACCCTTGTGCGTCGTTACAAAGAATCAAGAAGATCTCACCCATTAGCACCTCAAGGATTACCACTTGAAGGTATTAAAAAAGAAAGAGAGATTCTTGCTGAATTAAAAGGTCGCTCTAAACATGTTTATAATACATCCAATTTGAAACCTAAAGAATTACGTGAACGAATTGGAGAAGAATTCTCAGATTCTAATAGGCCTAAATTTTCTATTAATGTTATGTCTTTCGGATTTAAAAACGGAATTCCAATTGATGCTGACTTAGTTTTTGATGTGCGTTTTTTAAAAAATCCTTATTATGTTGAGGAATTACGTCATAAAACAGGTTTGCAAGAAGAGGTTTCTTCGTATGTATTAGCAACAGAAGAAACACAAGAATTAATTACTAAATTAACAGATTTATTTAACTTTATGGTTCCACAATATATAAATGAAGGAAAACCTCAGCTCGTCATTGCATTTGGTTGTACAGGGGGACAACATCGATCTGTAACGCTAGCTGAATAT
- the hisF gene encoding imidazole glycerol phosphate synthase subunit HisF: protein MLTKRIIPCLDVKEGRVVKGIQFVELRDAGDPVELAKFYDEQGADELVFLDISASHEGRETMVDVVRKTASALAIPFTVGGGIRTLDDMKRILRAGADKVSVNTSALERPELIKEGSDYFGAQCIVVAIDARYSEEDGTWMVYTHGGRNKTEWQAVEWTKEAVRLGAGEILLTSMNQDGEKSGFDLGLTKAVRDAVTVPVIASGGAGNAEHFAEVLQDVDADAALAASIFHYKETSVAEVKAYLRNKGVCVR from the coding sequence ATGTTAACAAAACGTATCATTCCTTGTTTGGACGTAAAAGAAGGCCGTGTTGTAAAGGGAATACAATTTGTTGAACTTCGTGATGCTGGAGATCCAGTTGAATTAGCGAAATTCTATGATGAACAAGGTGCAGATGAACTTGTATTTCTAGATATTTCTGCTTCTCATGAAGGACGAGAAACAATGGTTGATGTTGTAAGAAAAACGGCTTCAGCTCTTGCAATCCCTTTCACAGTTGGTGGTGGAATTCGAACGTTAGACGATATGAAACGAATTCTACGTGCTGGTGCTGATAAAGTATCAGTTAATACATCGGCACTAGAAAGACCGGAACTAATTAAAGAAGGCTCTGATTATTTTGGGGCACAATGTATTGTCGTAGCGATCGATGCGAGATATAGTGAAGAAGACGGTACATGGATGGTTTATACACATGGTGGCCGTAATAAAACGGAGTGGCAAGCTGTTGAATGGACAAAAGAAGCTGTTCGTTTAGGTGCTGGTGAAATTTTACTTACAAGTATGAACCAAGATGGTGAAAAATCTGGGTTTGACTTAGGACTAACGAAAGCTGTACGAGATGCAGTAACAGTTCCCGTAATCGCAAGCGGTGGAGCAGGAAATGCAGAACACTTTGCTGAAGTGTTACAAGATGTCGATGCGGATGCAGCACTTGCAGCATCAATTTTCCACTACAAAGAAACAAGCGTAGCAGAAGTAAAAGCTTACCTGCGCAACAAAGGAGTATGTGTCAGATGA
- a CDS encoding acyltransferase, producing MRRTKAYKVQGPNSLWNVYDTVPFWKVVKCFIFIQIGRVTPSMRLKNWIYRTFLKMKIGKETSLALMVMPDTMFPERITIGDNTIIGFNTTILAHEYLIEEYRLGDVIIGSNVMVGANTTILPGVEIGDGAIVSAATLVHRDVPAGCMAGGNPMRIIYTAEQLAEKKKNR from the coding sequence ATGAGGAGAACAAAAGCGTATAAAGTTCAAGGACCAAATTCATTATGGAATGTTTATGACACTGTGCCATTTTGGAAGGTTGTAAAATGTTTTATCTTTATACAAATTGGTCGAGTAACACCCTCAATGAGATTAAAAAACTGGATTTATCGTACGTTTCTTAAAATGAAAATTGGCAAGGAAACTTCACTCGCTTTAATGGTTATGCCTGATACGATGTTTCCGGAACGCATTACAATCGGTGACAATACAATCATCGGGTTTAATACAACCATCTTGGCACATGAATATTTAATTGAAGAGTATCGCTTGGGTGATGTAATAATAGGAAGCAATGTGATGGTTGGTGCTAATACAACCATATTACCTGGTGTAGAAATTGGTGATGGAGCAATTGTTTCAGCAGCAACACTGGTTCATCGTGATGTCCCCGCAGGATGTATGGCTGGAGGCAATCCGATGCGGATCATATATACAGCAGAACAACTTGCGGAAAAGAAAAAGAATAGGTAA
- the hisD gene encoding histidinol dehydrogenase, whose product MNITKLTNTISLKRQLESGNEEQLRTVRNVLQDVREHGDDALRKYTEMWDGVKIDNFRVTEQEIEEAVNGFDPQLKKDLEEAADNIRYYHEQQKREGYQLPLADGSWLAQRITPLDAVGLYVPGGSAAYPSSVLMNVIPAQVAGVKRIIITSPAGKDGKLPAAVLVSAAILGITEIYKVGGAQAIGALAYGTETILPVDKITGPGNIFVALAKREVFGEVAIDMIAGPSEICVLADETAYADEVAADLLSQAEHDALACAVLITTSEKLAEEVSQQVESQLSQLPREAIARKAIENFGQIYIAETMTQAIEAVNSLAPEHLEIVTKNAEEDSLQIQHAGAIFLGRYSSEPVGDYFAGTNHVLPTNSTARFASGLNVDDFIKRTSVVYYSEKTWEQNAPKIARLARMEGLEGHARAVESRGWTKGEE is encoded by the coding sequence GTGAATATTACGAAATTAACTAACACGATTTCTTTAAAACGACAACTTGAAAGTGGCAATGAAGAACAACTTCGCACGGTAAGAAATGTATTACAGGATGTACGTGAACATGGTGATGATGCCCTTCGAAAATACACAGAAATGTGGGACGGGGTAAAAATCGATAATTTCCGTGTAACAGAGCAAGAAATTGAGGAAGCAGTTAATGGTTTCGACCCTCAATTGAAAAAAGATTTAGAAGAAGCAGCGGATAATATTCGTTATTACCATGAACAACAAAAACGTGAAGGATATCAATTGCCTTTAGCAGATGGTTCTTGGTTAGCTCAACGTATTACACCACTTGATGCGGTTGGACTTTATGTGCCAGGTGGTTCAGCAGCCTACCCATCTTCTGTATTAATGAACGTAATACCTGCACAAGTTGCAGGAGTTAAGCGAATCATTATTACTTCACCAGCAGGCAAGGACGGAAAATTACCAGCTGCTGTACTAGTAAGTGCTGCGATTCTTGGCATTACTGAAATTTATAAAGTGGGTGGAGCACAAGCAATTGGTGCTCTAGCCTATGGAACAGAAACAATTCTTCCAGTCGATAAAATTACAGGTCCAGGAAATATCTTCGTTGCCCTTGCAAAAAGAGAAGTCTTTGGTGAAGTGGCAATTGATATGATTGCTGGCCCAAGTGAAATTTGTGTATTAGCAGACGAAACAGCCTATGCAGATGAAGTAGCTGCGGATCTTTTATCACAAGCAGAACATGATGCATTAGCATGTGCAGTATTAATTACAACAAGTGAAAAACTGGCAGAAGAAGTTTCACAACAAGTTGAGAGTCAATTATCACAACTTCCACGAGAAGCAATTGCCCGTAAAGCAATTGAGAACTTTGGACAAATTTATATAGCCGAAACTATGACACAAGCGATCGAAGCGGTTAACTCACTAGCACCTGAACATTTAGAAATCGTAACTAAAAATGCAGAAGAAGATTCCTTACAAATTCAGCATGCTGGGGCGATTTTCTTAGGACGTTACAGTTCGGAGCCAGTTGGAGATTATTTTGCTGGAACAAACCACGTGTTACCAACAAATAGTACAGCTCGATTTGCTAGTGGATTAAATGTAGATGATTTTATCAAAAGAACGAGTGTCGTATATTATAGCGAAAAAACTTGGGAGCAAAATGCACCTAAAATTGCACGTCTAGCACGAATGGAAGGCTTAGAAGGCCATGCACGTGCAGTAGAATCACGCGGATGGACTAAAGGAGAAGAATGA
- a CDS encoding 8-oxo-dGTP diphosphatase → MQRIANLLAIQDGKVLLLQKPRRGWYVAPGGKMESGESIYEAAVREFKEETNVTPSNVQLKAVYTIIIKEDDAVVDEWMLFTFVATGVEGTQFDETREGKLEWHTIEELDKLPMAEGDRTNLLFAALKEGIQYGTFEYTKDFQLLSSRIQTS, encoded by the coding sequence ATGCAGAGAATTGCAAATTTATTAGCTATTCAAGATGGGAAAGTGTTACTTTTACAAAAACCAAGAAGAGGTTGGTATGTAGCGCCAGGCGGTAAAATGGAAAGTGGCGAATCAATTTATGAGGCTGCAGTTCGTGAATTCAAGGAGGAAACAAACGTTACTCCGAGTAATGTTCAATTAAAAGCTGTATATACGATCATTATTAAAGAAGATGACGCTGTTGTAGACGAGTGGATGTTATTTACTTTTGTTGCCACAGGTGTTGAAGGTACACAGTTTGATGAAACAAGAGAAGGCAAGCTAGAATGGCATACAATTGAAGAACTAGATAAGCTTCCAATGGCAGAAGGAGATCGTACAAATTTATTATTTGCAGCCTTAAAAGAAGGCATTCAATATGGTACATTTGAATATACAAAGGATTTTCAACTTCTTAGTTCGAGAATACAGACGTCCTAA
- the hisH gene encoding imidazole glycerol phosphate synthase subunit HisH — MKIGVIDYGMGNLFSVEQALKRLNCEVIVSSDETELDSADAIILPGVGAFPDAMKRLSETNLDEYIRKVKDSNKPLLGICLGMQLLFEEGEEVAPTKGFGFFKGKISRFSGETSEGVAYRVPHMGWNTLEFSSTPNWLEGKEFPESRHVYFVHSFYAANIDPEQLVASADYYDMNVPGIVQSGSVTGMQFHPEKSGEFGVFLLEQWLNGVGVRTC, encoded by the coding sequence GTGAAAATAGGTGTAATTGATTACGGTATGGGGAATTTATTTAGTGTGGAACAGGCACTAAAACGTTTAAATTGTGAAGTCATCGTTTCTTCTGATGAAACTGAGTTAGATTCAGCAGATGCTATTATCTTACCTGGTGTTGGCGCGTTTCCTGATGCAATGAAACGTTTATCGGAAACAAACTTAGATGAGTATATTCGAAAAGTAAAAGATTCAAATAAACCGCTACTTGGAATTTGTTTAGGGATGCAACTATTGTTTGAAGAAGGTGAAGAAGTTGCCCCGACAAAAGGATTTGGTTTCTTTAAAGGGAAGATCAGCAGATTTTCTGGAGAAACTTCCGAAGGCGTGGCATATCGTGTACCACATATGGGTTGGAATACGTTAGAATTTAGTTCTACACCTAATTGGCTAGAAGGTAAAGAATTCCCAGAAAGCCGTCACGTATATTTTGTTCACTCATTCTACGCGGCTAATATTGATCCTGAACAGCTTGTGGCTAGTGCGGATTACTATGATATGAATGTTCCTGGAATTGTACAATCTGGATCAGTGACGGGAATGCAGTTCCACCCTGAAAAATCTGGTGAGTTCGGTGTATTTTTACTAGAACAATGGTTAAACGGTGTGGGGGTGCGAACATGTTAA
- a CDS encoding ATP phosphoribosyltransferase regulatory subunit, which yields MSSIKMFEKPLGMRDTLPTIYEKVEAVRQTGRNFLRGHGFDFIKTPSLEYYDTVGKASAIYDASLFKLVDSQGNTLVLRPDMTTPITRVATSKLLKEKIPLRLAYFASVFRAQQTEGGRPAEFEQMGIEIIGDKSVFADAEVIVTAIQLMQSYGIDSFKITIGHAGLLNCILRDYTDHQDQEHKLRTLLVERNYVGFEEAVESFDLPKTKSDALLQFINEATNIKAIEDIEKYVRKNDALVYMQQLANLIETANLSQYVSFDFTLSSHMNYYTGMLFELFAEGSGFAIGNGGRYDGLLNHFGSEVGATGFGIRVDRLLEVLPKYEVEEETVAVIFEAELFTKALQLANELRQQGCLVTLQSKDGIADEKAFALNFNRTVYVSQEDLSNE from the coding sequence ATGTCGTCAATTAAAATGTTTGAAAAACCATTAGGAATGCGTGATACATTACCAACAATTTATGAAAAAGTAGAAGCCGTACGACAAACAGGTCGCAATTTTTTACGTGGACATGGATTTGATTTTATTAAAACTCCATCCCTTGAATATTACGATACAGTCGGTAAAGCATCTGCGATTTATGACGCTTCTTTATTTAAACTTGTAGATAGTCAGGGGAACACACTTGTTCTACGTCCTGATATGACAACTCCTATTACACGAGTTGCAACTTCAAAATTATTAAAAGAAAAAATACCTCTAAGATTAGCTTACTTTGCAAGTGTTTTCCGTGCTCAACAAACAGAAGGTGGAAGACCAGCAGAATTCGAGCAAATGGGTATTGAAATTATTGGAGATAAAAGCGTCTTTGCTGATGCGGAAGTTATTGTTACAGCAATCCAATTAATGCAAAGTTATGGTATTGATTCATTTAAGATTACGATTGGCCATGCAGGGTTATTAAATTGTATTTTAAGAGATTATACAGATCATCAAGATCAAGAACATAAACTACGAACTTTATTAGTTGAACGAAATTATGTTGGATTTGAAGAAGCGGTTGAGTCATTTGACTTACCTAAAACAAAATCAGATGCTTTACTACAATTTATTAATGAAGCAACGAATATTAAAGCAATCGAAGATATTGAGAAATATGTGAGAAAAAATGATGCACTTGTATATATGCAACAGCTTGCAAATCTAATTGAAACTGCTAATCTATCGCAATATGTTTCTTTCGATTTTACACTTTCAAGTCATATGAACTATTACACAGGTATGTTATTTGAACTGTTTGCTGAAGGTAGTGGCTTCGCAATTGGTAATGGTGGTCGTTATGATGGTTTACTAAATCATTTTGGAAGTGAAGTAGGTGCAACAGGGTTCGGTATTCGTGTCGATCGACTTCTAGAAGTATTACCAAAATATGAGGTTGAAGAAGAAACAGTTGCCGTAATCTTTGAAGCAGAACTGTTTACGAAAGCACTTCAACTTGCAAATGAATTACGCCAACAAGGTTGTCTTGTTACTCTACAATCCAAAGATGGAATTGCCGATGAAAAAGCATTTGCTCTAAACTTTAATAGAACTGTTTATGTCAGCCAGGAGGATTTAAGCAATGAATGA
- the hisIE gene encoding bifunctional phosphoribosyl-AMP cyclohydrolase/phosphoribosyl-ATP diphosphatase HisIE translates to MIEGLKFDEKGLITAVVQDAQSKEVLTVAYMNEESLQKTIETGETWFYSRSREELWHKGETSGNTQKVVSIKADCDQDALVVEVLPAGPACHNGTTSCFTESVVQNDKVGSVDIIPQLVDIIRQREIDMPEGAYTTYLFEKGIDKICKKVGEEATEVVIGAKNRDAEEVKWEAADLIYHLLVLLQEQKISVYDVLEVLKTRHEEKRASTK, encoded by the coding sequence ATGATTGAAGGTTTAAAATTCGATGAAAAAGGTCTTATTACTGCTGTAGTACAAGATGCACAATCGAAAGAAGTATTAACGGTTGCATATATGAATGAGGAATCACTTCAAAAAACAATTGAAACAGGCGAAACATGGTTTTATTCTCGTTCTCGCGAAGAACTATGGCATAAAGGAGAGACAAGCGGTAATACGCAAAAAGTGGTCTCTATTAAAGCCGATTGCGATCAAGATGCTTTAGTTGTTGAAGTACTACCTGCGGGACCTGCATGTCATAACGGAACAACTTCTTGTTTTACTGAATCAGTTGTTCAAAACGATAAAGTTGGTTCTGTAGACATCATTCCACAATTAGTTGACATTATCCGCCAACGTGAAATTGACATGCCTGAAGGGGCTTATACTACATATTTATTCGAAAAAGGAATCGATAAAATCTGTAAAAAAGTCGGTGAAGAAGCAACAGAAGTCGTAATTGGTGCGAAAAACCGCGATGCAGAAGAAGTGAAATGGGAAGCAGCTGATTTAATTTATCACCTATTAGTTTTACTTCAAGAGCAAAAAATTAGTGTTTATGATGTCCTAGAAGTTCTAAAAACACGACATGAAGAAAAACGAGCAAGTACGAAATAA
- the trxB gene encoding thioredoxin-disulfide reductase, with translation MSEEKIYDVVIIGAGPAGMTAAVYASRANLSTIMIERGIPGGQMANTEEVENYPGFDTILGPELSTKMFEHAKKFGAEYAYGDVSEIINGEDYKIIKAGSKEYKTRSIIITSGAEYKKMGIPGEKELGGRGVSYCAVCDGAFFKQKNLIVVGGGDSAVEEGVYLTRFADKVTIVHRRDQLRAQKILQDRAFANEKVDFIWNNTVKEINEKDGKVGSVTLVNTVDGTEQEVQADGVFVYIGMIPLTAPFQNLGILNEQGYIVTNDKMETSVKGIFAAGDVRDKMLRQIVTATGDGSIAAQSAQHYVEELKEKISQS, from the coding sequence ATGTCTGAAGAAAAAATTTATGATGTAGTGATTATCGGAGCAGGTCCTGCTGGAATGACAGCTGCAGTTTATGCGTCTCGTGCTAACCTATCAACAATTATGATTGAGCGTGGGATTCCAGGTGGACAAATGGCAAATACAGAAGAAGTAGAAAACTACCCTGGTTTTGATACTATTTTAGGACCTGAACTTTCAACAAAGATGTTTGAACATGCGAAAAAATTTGGTGCAGAATATGCTTATGGTGACGTTTCAGAAATCATCAATGGCGAAGATTACAAAATTATTAAAGCAGGCTCAAAAGAATATAAAACTCGTTCCATTATTATTACAAGTGGTGCAGAGTATAAAAAAATGGGCATCCCAGGCGAAAAAGAGCTTGGTGGACGTGGCGTAAGTTATTGTGCAGTATGTGATGGTGCATTCTTTAAACAAAAGAATCTAATTGTTGTTGGTGGAGGCGACTCTGCAGTTGAAGAAGGCGTGTACTTAACACGTTTTGCTGACAAGGTAACAATTGTTCATCGTCGTGATCAGTTACGTGCACAAAAAATTCTTCAAGATCGTGCTTTTGCAAATGAAAAAGTTGATTTTATTTGGAATAATACAGTAAAAGAAATTAACGAAAAAGACGGTAAAGTAGGTAGCGTTACTCTAGTAAATACAGTTGATGGAACGGAACAAGAAGTTCAAGCGGATGGCGTTTTCGTTTACATCGGTATGATTCCGTTAACAGCTCCATTCCAAAACCTTGGAATCTTAAATGAACAAGGTTATATTGTAACAAATGATAAAATGGAGACATCTGTAAAAGGTATTTTCGCAGCTGGTGACGTTCGCGATAAAATGCTTCGTCAAATTGTAACAGCAACGGGTGACGGAAGTATTGCAGCTCAATCTGCACAACATTATGTAGAAGAATTAAAAGAGAAAATTAGCCAATCCTAA